A window of the Cryptomeria japonica unplaced genomic scaffold, Sugi_1.0 HiC_scaffold_78, whole genome shotgun sequence genome harbors these coding sequences:
- the LOC131864165 gene encoding disease resistance protein Roq1-like, which yields MASSSSSNQENQAFSAFSEIEPAGKRRKVSESSTLYDVFINHRGLDVKLTLATQLYNSLEQLGIRAFLNSQEKELENSFPSNVETAIRSAKVHIAIFSPRYAESPWCLAELLLMLESKAKIIPVYYKVKPSDLRYIQSGHYHDAFFEYKEKGRYSDKLDAWMKALQSLSFTAGKEYNSAGDCEKIVEVVQKEVQRKTCLHVAEHPVGLKNLVKDFERRCLHERVQDFENQYGLGERKHKPNIIGIFGMSGLGKTTLAKELFNRMRSNYYGASFLSDVREQSMRNELPSLQSRLLKDLFDKNLTFRSTEEGTSCIEDYLQRSPTLSFMIVLDDIDNVVQLSSLRIMDILKKSENSLVIVTTRDVGVLITAGITVDYNLKEMDKNDARELFCWHAFSQAHPRSGYEVLVDDFIGICGGLPLSLEVLGGQVRGRDQEYWRSMLIEVKELLPQDVKQRLRISFDALEDEEKQIFMDIACFFVGKPKSIAERVWEGSGWDAQSTMQTLKEKCLVEEKVIENFNTYEGAVLRMHNHLRDLGREMAHEHSPPHRLWRPQDLKSLELMGHETILAKTNVRCFQSIFDESMGSQVTFFLAQSDSCVETSAFLLWLQLEGNSSELPSIPSWIPLRKLQCLKIKGGRFNRLWEDHMQVPSQLKELQISETFLKEIPDLGMSDTLEKVLLDSRGLPIAGLPLLESLNMNLCSLCLRSSTLKGEQVSTKRGQNILRESLVILNFQFNEMDWDNERPSCSAEGPMSGLEKLEISDEDCVSKILISEMNHPSLESIKLHDMKELVEVDLRMIETLSYVEITNCKKLGSVLGIPNLVNLVEIEISGCGKLEFEYLCFSSMRCLERIKFDRNVMLKCFVLNDCQNLKTAQFCCQKLVELSIRDCPEIVEIPAFVGPSCLKRILIDRCGKLEYLQLNGCHNLKSVSGNFEIRRLCISDCPELEELPDLATLISLSLQRCKDLQIVAGICDHMELRGLIISDCPELEELPNLFRLSYLERIVIDSCENLHSISGIEDLHLPKYMKLCYCSNAVIRNCIHKLKGVPSEVMYMLGKPVDGAESSLNECLFSDANIGVDGVIESGACPNWLELSFVIGCFVVVVDSHTSVEDINASLDPNYGLKEISNALRRHGIMKKGFRLEFS from the exons ATggcatcttcttcatcatctaaCCAGGAAAATCAGGCATTTAGTGCTTTCTCTGAAATAGAACCTGCCGGCAAAAGAAGGAAGGTTTCTGAATCTTCAACATTGTATGATGTGTTCATCAACCACAGAGGCCTCGATGTCAAACTTACTCTGGCTACTCAGCTTTACAATTCCCTTGAGCAGTTGGGAATACGGGCATTTCTTAATTCCCAAGAGAAGGAACTTGAAAATTCGTTTCCTTCTAATGTTGAGACAGCCATTCGCTCTGCTAAGGTACACATAGCCATCTTTTCCCCAAGATATGCAGAGTCCCCTTGGTGTTTGGCTGAGCTGCTTCTCATGTTAGAAAGCAAGGCTAAAATTATTCCCGTGTATTATAAAGTGAAGCCTTCTGATCTCCGCTACATACAAAGTGGACATTACCATGATGCATTCTTTGAGTATAAAGAAAAGGGCAGATACTCGGACAAGCTTGATGCTTGGATGAAAGCCCTTCAGTCTCTGTCATTTACAGCCGGCAAAGAATATAACAG TGCTGGGGATTGCGAAAAAATAGTAGAAGTTGTGCAAAAGGAAGTTCAAAGGAAAACATGTTTGCATGTTGCTGAACATCCAGTGGGGCTTAAAAATCTTGTGAAAGATTTTGAAAGGCGATGCCTTCATGAACGTGTACAAGATTTTGAAAACCAGTACGGGCTGGGAGAAAGGAAGCATAAGCCTAACATCATTGGCATTTTTGGCATGAGCGGACTGGGGAAGACAACTCTCGCCAAAGAGTTGTTTAACCGAATGCGTTCAAATTACTATGGAGCAAGTTTTTTGTCTGATGTGAGAGAACAGTCTATGAGAAATGAACTACCTTCTTTACAAAGTCGGCTTCTCAAAGATCTCTTCGACAAAAATCTGACATTTAGAAGCACAGAGGAAGGAACAAGCTGTATTGAAGATTATCTACAAAGGAGCCCCACTTTAAGCTTCATGATTGTTTTAGATGACATCGATAATGTGGTGCAGTTAAGTTCTCTACGAATCATGGATATCTTAAAGAAATCGGAAAATAGTCTGGTTATTGTTACGACCCGTGACGTGGGTGTGCTTATAACCGCAGGGATTACTGTTGATTATAATTTAAAAGAAATGGATAAAAATGATGCAAGGGAACTCTTCTGTTGGCATGCCTTCAGCCAAGCTCATCCACGCAGCGGGTATGAGGTGCTGGTTGACGACTTCATAGGCATATGTGGAGGCTTACCTTTGTCTCTTGAAGTTCTGGGTGGACAAGTTCGTGGTAGAGATCAAGAATATTGGAGGTCAATGTTGATTGAAGTTAAAGAGCTGCTCCCACAGGATGTAAAGCAAAGACTTAGAATAAGTTTTGATgcattagaagatgaagaaaaacaaATTTTCATGGATATTGCTTGCTTTTTTGTGGGGAAACCAAAGAGTATAGCTGAAAGAGTATGGGAGGGATCGGGATGGGACGCTCAAAGTACAATGCAAACACTCAAAGAAAAGTGTCTTGTAGAAGAAAAGGTAATAGAAAATTTCAATACATATGAGGGAGCTGTATTGAGAATGCATAACCACCTGAGGGACTTGGGAAGAGAAATGGCACATGAGCACAGCCCTCCTCATCGCCTGTGGCGTCCTCAAGATCTGAAATCCTTG GAATTAATGGGTCATGAGACTATACTCGCCAAAACCAATGTCAGGTGTTTCCAATCCATTTTTGACGAGTCCATGGGCTCTCAAGTTACATTCTTTTTAGCCCAATCAGATAGTTGTGTTGAGACATCAGCTTTCTTACTATGGTTACAGCTTGAGGGCAATTCCAGTGAACTACCAAGCATTCCATCATGGATTCCTCTTCGAAAATTGCAATGTTTAAAAATAAAAGGTGGACGATTCAATAGGTTGTGGGAGGATCACATGCAG GTACCCTCCCAGTTGAAAGAGCTGCAAATTTCTGAAACTTTTTTGAAAGAGATCCCAGATCTAGGAATGTCAGATACTTTAGAGAAAGTTCTCTTAGATTCCCGAGGATTGCCAATAGCAGGTTTGCCTTTACTAGAATCTCTCAATATGAATCTTTGTAGTTTATGCCTCAGGTCTTCCACATTAAAGGGGGAGCAGGTTTCCACTAAAAGAGGCCAGAACATTCTGCGTGAATCTTTGGTTATCTTGAATTTCCAATTTAATGAGATGGACTGGGATAATGAAAGGCCGTCCTGTAGTGCTGAGGGCCCTATGAGTGGCCTTGAAAAGCTGGAGATCAGCGATGAAGACTGTGTATCCAAGATCTTAATTAGTGAAATGAACCATCCAAGCCTTGAGTCTATCAAACTTCATGACATGAAGGAACTTGTGGAAGTGGATTTAAGAATGATAGAGACATTAAGTTATGTTGAGATTACAAATTGTAAAAAACTGGGAAGTGTGTTAGGAATACCCAATCTTGTAAATCTTGTAGAAATTGAAATTTCTGGTTGTGGAAAGCTCGAGTTTGAGTACTTGTGTTTCAGTAGTATGAGGTGTCTGGAGAGGATAAAATTTGATAGAAATGTGATGCTGAAATGCTTTGTGCTGAACGATTGTCAAAATTTAAAAACAGCACAGTTTTGTTGTCAAAAGCTTGTAGAATTAAGCATCCGTGACTGTCCTGAGATCGTGGAGATCCCAGCTTTTGTAGGTCCAAGTTGCCTCAAGAGGATTTTAATTGATAGATGTGGAAAGTTAGAATATCTCCAATTGAATGGTTGTCATAATTTGAAGAGTGTGTCAGGTAACTTTGAGATTAGACGGTTGTGTATTAGTGATTGTCCTGAGCTGGAGGAATTGCCAGATCTTGCCACACTCATCAGTCTGTCTCTACAAAGATGCAAAGATTTGCAAATAGTAGCAGGAATCTGTGACCATATGGAGCTTAGAGGACTAATTATTAGCGACTGTCCAGAGCTTGAGGAGTTGCCAAATCTTTTCAGACTGAGCTACTTGGAGAGAATTGTTATCGACTCCTGTGAGAATCTACATAGCATATCAGGCATTGAAGACCTCCATCTACCAAAATATATGAAACTTTGTTACTGCAGCAATGCAGTAATACGGAATTGCATTCATAAGTTGAAG GGTGTCCCATCGGAGGTAATGTATATGCTTGGAAAACCAGTGGACGGAGCAGAGTCCTCTTTAAATGAATGTCTGTTTTCTGATGCTAACATTGGCGTCGATGGAGTGATTGAAAGTGGTGCTTGTCCAAACTGGTTAGAATTGAGTTTCGTTATTGGATGCTTTGTTGTTGTGGTTGATAGCCATACTTCAGTAGAGGATATAAATGCATCACTTGATCCCAACTATGGGCTTAAG gaaatttcaaatgCGCTGAGGAGGCATGGAATAATGAAGAAGGGGTTTCGGTTGGAG TTTTCATAG
- the LOC131864159 gene encoding disease resistance protein Roq1-like: MASSSSSHQQNRESKVFSGIEPDGKRRKVEESATLFDVFINHRGTDVKQTLATQLYNSLDQLGIWAFLDSEEKDLGSSFPSMIETAIRSAKVHVAIFSPRYAESAWCLAELVLMLQSTAKIIPVFYGVKPSDLRHIEKGAYADAFLKFKEKGRYLDNISEWKEALQSLSFIAGEEINSEWDCQNIGAAVQKEVRRKTSLHVAEHPVGLNNLVEDFERRCLDELVQDFQNQCGLEDRKHKGRVVGIFGMGGCGKTTLAKELFNRKKSNYSGASFLFDVREADLRCEMPSLQSKLLKDLFNADHNLLNTEEGASYLKDSLQRSPHLSFLIVVDDIDNVEQLNALRIMDILNKSDNSLIIVTTRDVGVLVTAGITVAYNLKGMGRDDGRELFCWHAFDRPYPESEYEELVNSFVELCGGLPLSLQVLGRHVHGRNGSYWRLELIKVGKLLPRDVKKRLRISFDALENEQKEIFMDIACFFIGKPKSIAERVWEGSGWNPQHALETLKDKCLLERQEILKYEGPVLRMHDHLRDLGREMAIEFSPPHRLWRPQDLKSLESKGFDNILANTNFRCFHSIFDKSMGCQVTFFLSQPKNCSEMSASLLWLQLQPNSTEQPSIPSWIPLQNLQCLKIEHGQFKKLWNDSIQAPSELKELQLSQTSLKEFPDLLGISKDSLENLLENGEESSISKASMNSLEKLEIKISGEKCVSKILISSTDYPNLRSLKLHGMENLMEVNLIRVEKLSCLDIRNCRKLKTLTGTSDLKNLELLHVSQCPDLEFESLCLRDMKCLKRASFGKHVKLKTFELYGCQNLKTTEFSCEKLVDLSIRDCPKLKNLPDFIGPSCLERILIDGCGKFENLKLDGCRNLRSVTGNFEPTKLYICGSPQLKELPVLATLTSLSIKCCKDLQRVSGTGDFMELTELIISECPTLEKLPSLARLSFMEKFMIESCEKLQNISGIEELNASEYMRLCYCSNAVIWNCIHKLKSVPRRMDMIARAAQGAESLLNESLFSDARIDAHAVTDIVQFGAENSDDEDSDDERRNGKVLSAVFVCFVVEVDSFTSVNDINQALPQNAFRLEVREGGWIITMVESDDWGHSSYCKKVSDVLRRYGVMKKGFRVELKKYEESKSLEVLHKIVDKLHHGCRAMVLRRRR; encoded by the exons ATGGCGTCTTCTTCATCATCTCACCAGCAAAATCGAGAATCAAAAGTTTTCTCTGGAATAGAACCTGACGGCAAAAGGAGGAAGGTAGAAGAATCTGCAACATTGTTTGATGTGTTTATCAACCACAGAGGCACCGATGTCAAACAAACTCTTGCTACTCAGCTTTACAACTCCCTTGATCAGTTAGGAATATGGGCATTTCTTGATAGCGAAGAGAAGGATCTAGGAAGTTCATTTCCCTCTATGATTGAGACAGCCATCCGCTCTGCAAAGGTACACGTAGCCATATTTTCCCCACGATATGCAGAGTCAGCTTGGTGTTTGGCTGAGCTTGTTCTCATGTTACAAAGTACGGCCAAAATTATTCCTGTGTTTTATGGAGTGAAGCCTAGTGATCTCCGACACATAGAAAAGGGAGCATACGCTGATGCATTCCTTAAATTTAAGGAGAAGGGCAGATATCTGGACAATATTAGCGAGTGGAAGGAAGCCCTTCAGTCTCTTTCATTTATAGCCGGAGAAGAAATTAATAG CGAGTGGGATTGCCAAAATATAGGAGCAGCTGTGCAAAAAGAAGTACGGAGGAAAACATCTTTACACGTTGCTGAACATCCAGTGGGCCTTAACAATCTTGTGGAAGATTTTGAAAGGCGATGCCTTGATGAACTTGTACAGGATTTTCAAAATCAGTGCGGGCTGGAAGACAGGAAGCATAAGGGTAGGGTAGTTGGCATATTTGGCATGGGAGGGTGTGGGAAAACAACTCTTGCCAAAGAATTGTTTAACCGAAAGAAATCAAACTACTCTGGAGCAAGCTTTTTGTTTGATGTGCGAGAAGCGGATTTGAGGTGCGAAATGCCTTCTTTGCAAAGTAAGCTTCTTAAAGATCTCTTCAACGCAGATCACAACTTGCTGAATACAGAGGAAGGAGCAAGTTATCTGAAAGATAGTCTACAAAGGAGCCCCCATTTGAGTTTCTTAATTGTTGTAGACGACATCGATAATGTGGAGCAGTTAAATGCTCTACGGATCATGGATATATTGAATAAATCAGATAATAGTCTGATTATCGTCACAACCCGTGACGTTGGAGTACTTGTAACAGCAGGAATTACTGTTGCTTATAATTTGAAAGGAATGGGTAGAGATGATGGCAGAGAACTATTCTGTTGGCATGCCTTCGACAGACCCTATCCGGAGAGCGAGTATGAGGAGTTGGTTAACTCCTTCGTAGAGTTGTGTGGAGGGCTACCTCTATCTCTTCAAGTTCTGGGCAGGCATGTTCATGGTCGAAATGGTAGTTATTGGAGGTTAGAACTGATTAAAGTTGGTAAGCTGCTTCCTCGGGACGTGAAGAAAAGGCTGAGAATTAGTTTTGATGCATTGGAGAATGAACAAAAAGAGATTTTCATGGATATCGCTTGCTTTTTTATAGGCAAACCGAAGAGTATAGCAGAAAGAGTCTGGGAGGGATCAGGATGGAACCCTCAGCATGCACTGGAAACACTCAAAGATAAGTGTCTTTTAGAaagacaagaaattttgaagtatGAAGGACCTGTACTGAGAATGCATGACCACCTGAGGGACTTGGGCAGAGAAATGGCAATCGAGTTCAGCCCTCCACATCGCCTGTGGCGTCCTCAAGATCTGAAATCCTTG GAATCAAAGGGTTTCGACAACATACTCGCCAACACCAATTTCAGGTGTTTCCATTCCATTTTCGACAAGTCCATGGGCTGTCAAGTTACATTCTTTTTaagccaaccgaaaaattgttctGAGATGTCAGCTTCCTTACTATGGCTTCAGCTTCAGCCCAATTCCACAGAACAACCAAGCATCCCTTCATGGATTCCTCTTCAAAATTTGCAGTGTTTGAAAATCGAGCACGGACAATTCAAAAAGTTGTGGAACGATAGCATACAG GCACCGTCCGAGTTGAAAGAGCTACAACTTTCTCAGACCTCTTTGAAAGAGTTTCCAGATTTATTAGGAATATCAAAAGAcagtttagaaaatttgttagaaaaTGGGGAAGAGTCTAGTATATCTAAGGCCTCGATGAATAGCCTTGAAAAGCTAGAGATAAAGATCAGCGGTGAAAAATGTGTATCCAAGATACTAATCAGCAGTACTGATTATCCCAACCTTAGGTCCTTGAAACTTCATGGCATGGAAAATCTTATGGAAGTGAATTTAATAAGGGTAGAGAAATTAAGTTGTCTTGATATTAGGAATTGCAGAAAACTCAAAACATTGACAGGAACATCTGATCTGAAAAATCTTGAGCTGTTACACGTCAGTCAATGTCCAGACCtcgagtttgagtccttgtgtctCAGGGATATGAAGTGTCTGAAGAGGGCAAGTTTTGGTAAGCATGTGAAGCTGAAAACTTTTGAATTGTATGGTTGCCAAAATTTAAAAACAACAGAGTTTTCTTGTGAAAAGCTTGTAGATTTAAGCATTCGGGACTGTCCGAAGCTTAAGAATTTGCCAGATTTTATAGGTCCAAGTTGCCTGGAGAGGATTCTAATTGATGGATGTGGGAAGTTCGAAAACCTTAAATTGGATGGTTGTCGAAATTTGAGAAGTGTGACAGGTAACTTTGAGCCAACAAAGTTGTACATCTGTGGCTCTCCTCAGCTTAAGGAGTTGCCAGTTCTCGCCACGCTCACCAGTCTGTCTATAAAATGTTGCAAAGATTTGCAAAGAGTATCAGGAACTGGTGATTTTATGGAGCTTACTGAGCTGATAATTAGTGAGTGTCCTACGCTTGAGAAGTTGCCAAGTCTTGCGAGATTGAGCTTCATGGAGAAATTTATGATCGAGTCTTGTGAGAAACTGCAGAATATATCAGGTATTGAAGAGTTGAATGCATCCGAATATATGAGACTTTGTTATTGCAGCAATGCAGTAATATGGAATTGCATTCATAAGTTAAAG AGTGTGCCAAGGAGAATGGATATGATTGCAAGAGCGGCGCAGGGAGCTGAGTCACTTTTAAACGAGTCTCTGTTTTCTGACGCTCGTATTGACGCTCATGCAGTCACTGACATCGTTCAATTTGGTGCTGAAAACAGTGATGACGAGGACAGTGACGATGAGAGGAGAAATGGGAAAGTATTGAGTGCAGTTTTTGTATGTTTTGTGGTCGAGGTTGATAGCTTTACTTCAGTAAATGATATAAATCAAGCACTTCCACAGAATGCGTTCAGACTTGAGGTGCGTGAAGGAGGATGGATAATTACAATGGTAGAGTCTGATGATTGGGGCCACTCTTCTTATTGTAAGAAAGTTTCAGATGTTTTGAGGAGGTATGGAGTGATGAAAAAAGGGTTTCGAGTGGAGCTGAAGAAATATGAAGAGTCGAAAAGTTTGGAAGTTTTACATAAAATTGTTGATAAGCTACATCATGGGTGCAGAGCGATGGTTTTGCGGAGAAGAAGATAA